The nucleotide sequence ACTTCATCTGGTGCGGCCTCTGTTTGCGTTGGCGCTGTCGTCGCGTCGATGCCGAAGAGCTCCAGAAGTTCTTCGAGACGTGGAGTTGGACTGACGTGGGGCAGGCATGGTCGGGACCCCAGCGCTTGCCGCACTTGAAGCACAACCCGCGTGCTTGTCGGTAGTCGCGCGGGGCCTTGAGCTTGGAGGAGTCGGCTCGTGCAGCGTCCGTGCTGCGGCGATCCGTGGCTGGAGCTGCTGGTGTTGCACACGCCGGTGGAGGTGGTAGTGGTAGCGGTATGTTGGGCCGCAGCGACGCGTCGGGAGGGCGCATTGGAGTGGGGTGCTGCACCTCCGCACAAGCATTGTCGGCCACCTCCTCCTGGAGCAGCGCCAAAGCACATGACGTATCCAAATCGGGCGGCCGCTGAACCATGACCACCGCTCGGATGTCCACCCGCAATCCTTCCACAAAACGGGTGAGAAAATAAAATGGGTGAATCATGTCTGAATAAGAGCTCAAATGATTAATGATCAATTCAAAGCGCTCGATAAAATCAGCTACAGTGGATGTCTGCTTAATGGTATAAAACTGACGAATGAGAAGTTGATGGCGATCGCGACCGAATCACGTAGTTAGCAGAGCTGAGAAGGATTTCCAATCGAAGCTATTGAGCTTCTTTTGGACAGATTGTAACCAAATGGCCGCGGCCCCTGAGAAGTCGAGGACGGCCATGGGAACCCAGAAGGATTTGTGAATGCCAACATGGAAAAAATATTGCTCACACATCGTTTTCCACATGTTCGGGTTCTCGCCCGAAAATTGAGAAAACGAAATGGAAGGGTGGGCTTGTCCCAATCCCGCAAGCATCTGGCTAGCATGTGCAAAAGGGGAAGATAAGAGCTCGATCTGACCGTTGGCCGGGAGTGGCGGCGGCATCTGGAACGACACCGCCCCCCGCTGTAGATGGAAATCGCCTTGGTCCTTAGATCCTTGAGGGGTGTCCTCATCGCCTCCCGCCAGGCCCAATTTGTCGGTGGGCAACGCGGGCGGTGGCACCGTAGAGCGTAGCGGCAGCGCACCCCCGTTAGTGTCGGTGGTGGGGTTTGGGCGCGCTTGTTGCAGAGCGGTGACCGCGTTGCCCAGATCGGAGACGCGACGCTCCAGATCCGGCCGCCAGGCGACGAGATCATCGAGACGGGAGGTGACCACGGTGAGAGCCACGATATTGGCTTGTATCGTCGCCATGAGCTTGTCGAGATAAGCCTTCGCTGCTGGATCCATGGCTTCGACGATGTGGCGGCTGTGGCGAATCCCTCTTGTCTCGATGAGATGAGCCAGATCGGGCGGAGGGAAGAGTGGATTTTTGGCGACTGATACCATATGTTAGGGACAAGCAAGGGGAAGGATCGATCTAGTATTTCTCTCGGTGGCAATATAGTCGGGATATAAGTTTGATTACAAGAATGGATCGGTAAAGGAAGAACCAGGGGTTCGTGATCCACTGGATGAAGGGAAAGCTGGGAGCAGTGCCTTGAGTAGTAGAAGCTGTTGGGCTGGGCTGGTTGTGCCATTCTGGGCCGAAGTAGCGCTGGTTGCTGCGTCGGGCGCGGCTGGGCCGAGCCCGGTCCTTGTTGGCAGGTGGGGCCAAGCCGCCAGGGCGCTAACAGGGATCATCGCCGGTGACCACGAGGCcaaatcctattcggcgccttaagcgTTGAATATAGTGTATTTGGTACAGGGCGCACACCCCTCCTGTATGCTTAGTTTTATAGTGGGCCCATTCCACTTTCTTTTGTTCTGTTTTTCTGTTTCTGTAAAATGCAAAAAGCGAGTGCGAGCCAGGGTTCGAACCCGCGACGCTCTTCCTACAAGTGGGACGCCAGAACCACCAGAGCAACTACCTTCGAGAGTTTACACTGTGGGTTGTTTTGCCTTtggttctttttttcttcttttatcAAATTCGTGAAAAACAATTGCGAaagaaattcatgaattttttcttGAAAGTAGATGAACTATtgtcaaaatccatgaacttttaaaaaattgtgaacttttttcttcaaagtagatgaactttttttccaaagtagcggttttttaaaattgatgaacctttttttgaactcgatgaactttttcaaaatattGTGAACTTCTTCCCAAAATCgctgaactttttttcaaagtcatgaactttttttgaaaatcggtgaacttttttcaaattcatgaacttttttgtaagtttgatgaacttttttctaaaatcAGTGAACTTTTTAGAATCCGTGAGAATTTTATTTTCgaattctttttctgaaatttcaaaaaaaaatctcaaaAGTCAATCACCAACGGTTGACCGAATCTACCACTACCAGTCAACCACGACGGTCGAGCAGGAAAGGCAGGGAAGCGCGCATCGTACGCGAGCTCGTCGGCTTGTTGTTGGGCCGGCCCACGTAGCCAAGCGCACGGGCGCTGGTTTCCTCTGCGGGCGCATAAGGCGCCAGCGAGGAGCACTCGACCACGAGTCCACGACGAGGCAGCTAAGGCCATGCTCGAATGAACCATTTTGTCACGAAAGCTCGAATTCTAACTTTCAGCCCATTTTGCTCGAAAAAAAACTTTGGGCCCATTCATGTTTTTGTAGATGATTGGGCCCATTCATGTATCCTTTCGGAACCGAGTGCTGGGCTTGGTTGTTGTACCAACTGCGTCCGGCCCAACGTCAAACGGAGCTGGGCTTGGGCAATCCACAGTTCCACACTCCACCAGTCCAGTCCAGGCGTGCGCCCGGCACGGACCCCGACCCGGCACGGGGCACCCCACACTGCACACCACGAGCCGCGTCCGACTGCGAGAGAGAGCTCGGAGAAGGCAACGCCCAATCGCCCACGCTTCCACCTCCCCCTCCACGAGGCAAGGAAGGAAACCCTAGGCAACGACCATGGCGCTGCTCCCGCGCACGGCCCGGCTGGCCCTCCTCTCCGCGTCGCCGCGGAcctactccgccgccgccgcggcgggcGCCTCGCCCACCCCACCGGCGCCGTACGCGGGCGTGCCTCCGCCGGCGGCGGGGTCCAAGGCGGCCGAGTTCGTCGTCTCCAAGGTGGACGACCTCATGAACTGGGCGCGCCGGGGCTCGATCTGGCCCATGACCTTCGGGCTGGCCTGCTGCGCCGTCGAGATGATGCACGCCGGCGCGGCCCGCTACGACTTCGACCGATTCGGCGTCATCTTCCGCCCGTCCCCGCGCCAGTCCGACTGCATGATTGTCGCCGGCACGCTCACCAACAAGATGGCGCCCGCCCTCCGCAAGTCGGTACCAAACTCCCTCCTCCGTTGCCGCTCAGATTTCCCATGCATGCGCTTAGATCTCGGAAGGGATTTAATTAGAAATCAATTGAATCGGATAGAAGTTCTGGCTCAAATATTTATTGAATTCGCTGTTTGTGAGGATCTTCTCATCGGCACAGACCACGAATGTGAATGTTATCCACGTTCTAGTGTACAAAGTTCTTGTTCCCCATTTTCGAATTTGATTTCGAAACCCGCCACAAAATGAACACCAGCTCGTACTAACTCCATTTTCCCCATCTATGTATTTGATTTGAAGACCTGCTAGAAACAACACCAACTCTGATCGTTAGAATGCGTGGTTTGCATAACGGGACCACTTCAGGGGATGAAACACAGAAATGCTTACATTC is from Triticum aestivum cultivar Chinese Spring chromosome 3A, IWGSC CS RefSeq v2.1, whole genome shotgun sequence and encodes:
- the LOC123062042 gene encoding NADH-quinone oxidoreductase subunit B 1 — its product is MALLPRTARLALLSASPRTYSAAAAAGASPTPPAPYAGVPPPAAGSKAAEFVVSKVDDLMNWARRGSIWPMTFGLACCAVEMMHAGAARYDFDRFGVIFRPSPRQSDCMIVAGTLTNKMAPALRKVYDQMPEPRWVISMGSCANGGGYYHYSYSVVRGCDRIVPVDIYVPGCPPTAEALLYGVLQLQKKINRRKDFLHWWTK